Below is a genomic region from Hevea brasiliensis isolate MT/VB/25A 57/8 chromosome 3, ASM3005281v1, whole genome shotgun sequence.
GGCACTCAAACCATAAGCAAAACAAAGGACTACATGAACAGATCATCAAGGTGGTTGTCAAGGAGCCATAGTGGCAGAAAAAACCTGGCACAGGCTGGTTTGTTAGAATTTACTGCACTGATCTTTCAAGCTTCTTAACCATACAGATAGACAATCCCTTCCCGCTGGAGTCAGATAAAGGGGGAAAATCACCTTCATCTTTCAATTGGTATGATTGTATCCCAATCCTACATGTCCAAAACAAAGAGAAAAAAGTTTAGCTAGAGTTCTGCATTAGTCCATCCCCACTGAAAAGAATTATTATGAGATATATTTACCTATCTTGATCCATGGCCAAAACAGGTTTTGGCCCTTGCATCCCTGGTATTGCTTGGCTCACACTAGAGTTGTGAGCTGGTGCAGAACCTGGGTTTGGATGCCTACCACCTTCTGTTGCGGAGACACCATGTGGTGGATGCCCAAATGACCCAAATTCTACCATGCTCTCTGACAGATGCATTGAACCATTTACACTGGAACAATGTTTGTTTTCAGGAGAACCAGTGTAGCAAAGATCTGAAGATCTGAACTTTCCACCACTTAGGTGGATGTGAAACTGTGCTTGTGACAGCTCACGGTCTCGGCAGTTTCTTTCTGGCAAATTTTTCTCCTGGGAAGTGCGACCATTGGATCGAGGAGACCTTGCTGGTGCTTGACTCCTACCCCTAGCTGTCAAAGTCCTATCCCTGTAATGGTTCTGCAAAAATTTAATCATAAAACCACTTTGAGAAGACAAGGCCTACCAcctgaaaaattaataaaacaacAGAAGCTGCCAAATGACACCAAGAACAACCAAGCTGGCACCCCACTGAGTATCAAATTTTCAACATAAATTTCAAATGCCCAAATATCTTAAGGCTAAGGATGGGTATACCGTGTTGGGAAAATATGTCCCTGTTCCTCGTGGCTTTGGCATTTCTTCCATACCAAAGGCTCCACCAGGCAGCATAGGTGGGTTAATGGGGTAGAAAACTGGTCTTGGGACAACACCATTGACATTCATCTGGGAGAACACATCCTGCCTAAACTGCACCGACCGTCTTATTACATCCCATGAATTCTTGCTCTGGAACTGAGTATGCAGCTGTGGAGACACAGAAGGAAGGGATGTAGTAAATGCGTACTCATACCACAATCGACCATGTTGCAAACTGTTTAGGTGACTCTCATAATCCCCACTAAGATCTGACAAGGACTTGAAGCCTTCAGGATTTCCAGCAGTACTAGCAGAGGCACGATTGTTGGAATGGCTAGGATAAAGATCTTCAGAGGACCAAGCCACTGAACTGAAGAGTAATGGATGATATGTTGAACCCGCTGGGGATAGAACCTCAGGTTTAGTAACCAAATGCTTGTCATCTGTGTCATTACAGACAGAATGGATCATATCCTCAGTGGGAGCTAGCATAATCCCAGAAGGCACTCTCTTCACCATAAAGCCAGAACTTTCTTGATGTTTCCATTCTGGATTCCCATTTCTCATTTCCCCATTTCCCATGACTGAGGAAGAAAAATAGAGATGGGGTGCATGATGCGCTTTGCCCATTGGAGATTCATTCTCTTCAGCACTTGGAGCGGAAGATTTACTAGCATCATTTGCAATTGAGAGACTTTGCAGTATGGAAGTAGCAAGGTCTTTTGCATCACCAGAAAGACGATTTTCTGAAACAGCAGGCCCATTTGCAGAATTTTGCACTTCATTAATTGTTCCACTAAAATTTGTTTTCTTACCTGATACCTTAACATTGCCCGGATGCAAAGGTTGCTCATGATTCAATCTACATTCTCCAGTTATGCCACTTGAATTAGAAGATTCTGATTCACAAATTGTATGATTGTCTTCATATGACTCTGCACCTGGAAATGTCGGTCTGCCAGTAAACCCATGCTGTCCATCTGAAGTTGCAGGATCTTGAACATCAGGTCTCTGTCCACTTCCATGTCTATCTAAAGTGttcgaaaaaaatttagaaagttCCTCGGTTATGCTTTCTTCTGGCTGAGAAAGGATGCGACCAAGCTTTCGAGCCCCATATGTGAAAGCACTCTTTATTCGGTAAAAGTTTCCTGCATAAATTAGGTAGATGATTGTTAATTATTCCctacaattttcttttcttccctcTTCAATAATTCCAAGTcaaaagaattttaaaaattgcaaACATGTTTGCCATTTATGTAGCATTCATAGTCTTCCACATACCAGCTGTTTCTAGaaaacatggaacaacaatgtctGATATTATTCATTGCAGGAACAGGGACCTTTCATTTTGTCATTGGGCTTTAGTTCAACAGGTCAGTCAAGCATGAAGAGGGATCAATGCCTAGAAATACATCTTATCACCCATGAAAATGAAATAGGTTTGAATACAAGTAACATTAAGAGATCAGAATGCTTTTCATTTATGCAATTGTCTCTACTGGAAAAGAAAAAAAGGCTTATGAGTGGAATACAAGGCGAGCTTATCTTCAGATCATTAAGCTGTGGTGGCCACAATTGGCCATAATTGTAACTCATATTTACAGATTAACCTACACTGGCTATGCCTATTTTTGTAGTTCAGGCCATAATTGCAAGTTAGCCCAAAGTTTAAGACTTTTAAGGTGACTAGCATATTGATGCATAACCAATAGGTATTAGGGGATTTGGAGTGAGAACAAATTCTCAAATAGGAGAGAAACAAATTCTCCATTTATTTGCTCAAAATCAATAGTCAATAATCATAATAAAATCTGTAAATATGTAGTGACTCTAGGACCTATTTATAGAGTTTTTGCAACCCAATCACATTAGGATTTAGAATTTCTAATTCAATTCTAATTAGAAATCCTAAATAAAATAAAccagaaaaataataataaacctaaTAATAGAATTCTTATCAATGAATAAAATTCCCAAGTATCGTAAGTTGATTCTTCTTCCAATACTGCATCACATATATAATGAGAACTTAAGAAAAATGAAGATAAAATGCTAGCCATATAATGCATGACTATAGACTCTTTCCAAAATAATTGCGATGTTCCAACAAAGGATATTTTGTCTCTATTATAGGAACTCCTTGTAAAAGGATGGCTTGTTTTCAATTTAAATGCAACTCTACACACTAATGCCAAACATTTAGACGTATAGAAATATCAGCAATGTTTACGAGTTGTGGGCTACAttaaatttttttcctttctttgtttttcttttttcttaagTCAAGGTAAGGAGGGAGGAGGATGCAGGGTTTGAAATTCCCAACCTTGTGCTACGAGATAAGCACTTGACCATAAGACTACTTGCCCAATGGCTTGTTTGCTTAGTTGGTGCTTATGGGAGAGCCTAGAAAAGTTAGGGGGTTAGGAAAAAATCAGCATTCTTTTTGTGCAGGGTATATGCTCCTTTTATCACCAACAAATTAGTGGATTCAAATGCTCAAGGAGGTAATTTGAAGAATGATTTGCAAATTGGACATTGATAAAGCTTATGATTGAAGTCTCTTACTAATATTCTTGAGATTATGAGACTTTGGTAAGTGGAGAAGAACATGGATGAAAGAATACATTTCCTTGCCTAGATTTCCGTACTAGCAATTTGTCTGGCTTTTTTCTGACCAGAAGAGGACTAAGGCAACATCCTCCCATTTTGTTCACCTTGATTAGGGAGTTTCTAATAAGATGCTGGAAAATGTCACTCAGGCAAGATATGCAAAGGGGGTTTCAGGTTGCTAGGTTGCATAGAGAGTTTGTTCAGGCTTCTCAACCCTTTTTTTTCTGATAATTCCTTAATTTCTCACAGCATTTATGCTAACCAAATTCTTAAtgtatttctcttggttttgaaGAAATACCAGAGCTAAAAATAAGATACAGAAAAGTTCACATGGGACGAGGGTGGATATTCAATTTCTTGTTAGATTTTGGGGCATAAGGTGGCAACTGGCATGTGGAATACTTcccatttccttttcttttcccatttccattttttttctttctttgggATCAAAATATAAAACTAAATAAGAGTGGTGTCTTTTTTCTTTAGGTGGGTGATGAGTCTTCTATTTATTTTTGCAATAAATTATTGATGGAAAAAAAAATCTCCTCTAACAACTGATTCCAGATTTTTTCCCCATCATTTCAAGTAAGATAGATTTGGTTATCAATTATTTTCAACCACTTGGAGGTCAAGTGATTGAGAGATAGAGGCACTTATGAATTAAATCAGTTCCTTGTACATGTGGCATGCTACGAATAAACTTGATAGGTGTCACATAGATAGATAGCTATTTGGAGGTCAAAATTGCATCAAAAAAATGTCCTTTTCTTTTGCACGGGAACATGAGTAGCTTGTTGAGAAAGAGGGCTAACAAAGAAAAGGCTTGATAGATATTTTGCTTTCCAAAGCATAAGGAATCAAAAAGTCATTTGCTTCTATACTGCAGGTACCAAGAACTATCCATTGTTTAGTATATGTTTCTTCTTAGAATTAATTAGGAGCATATAGAGAATTTAAAGAAGCTTCGGGCATATTCACTTGTGGAAACTCAGGTAGTTTTCAAGAAAACTTTTCTTAAAGAACTGAAAAACAGAGTTTCGTGTTTAATGTGTCAATTTTCCAAATGAATAACTCAAAAACTAgttttcaattttcaaaatttaactaaGTGATATTATCCGCCTAAAACCAAGTCAAACAGTCAGCGCTTAGACAAAATATCCAACGTGACAGTCAAAGTATCAATGCTCAGTCAAATAGTCAAACCGGACAGAAGAATGCTGGGACAATCTAGACTGAGCAGAACAGTGCTCAAGAAACTTGGACCAAGCAGAGCCTAGACTGAACAGGAGTCCGCTAAGAAAGAAGAGCAATGACAACGCTCGTCGGATAAGCCAAGCATCAACTCTACCAAGTGATAGTAGCACCAGCTAATGATAAGGCTGGATTTTCAGGAGGGAATCTCAAGATATTAACCTAATATCCGAGACTCATATAATTCATGCAGATAGCTACAAACGGTTATTTGTCCTTTTGTCTATAAAAGTATAAATATGATAACAACAATTAATCAGGTACGCTTACTCTGCTAAAATTTCTACAGAACTCTTACTATCACTATTTTCTACTCTTAATACACAACACTAACTTGAGCATCGAAGTGGTTAGTCAAAAGGCTACCGACCTCACTATTGCTTTCTTTTACATGCTCATTTGGCACGTTGACTGGTCTTCAGAAGCTCACAACAGCATCACTAAGATTTGAAAGACAGTTTTAAGATGTTTTCCATTATTTCCCTTTATAACAAAAGTCTTGTTTTCCAAATGGAAAACAATGACTTTTCTATAATCAAAACTATACAACTTTTCCATTactaaaattgaataattatttagaaaaatactcatttataataataaaaaaataatcatattattacaaaataaatagcacatattaaaaaaattttaaaataaaataagtttttaaatatatattataatgatttattttttaactatgaaagatatgattttttttatttgtgaATTAGAAAATTGTTTTATATTATTGACAGGTAAACATGCTGTCGCTTGTTTTCCATGGAAAATGAGAAGTGGAGTTCCcttagaaaatgaaaaatttttcacTATTTTCCACAAGTAAATTGGCCCTTAAAGTTTGCAGGGATTCTTATTGCATTGTTAAGACATGAAGAGATGTTAGGATGTCTTACATTAACAACTTCATGTATAAGTAGGAGAGAGAAAATCTAAAGGGTTCTAGAAATGCAGAAACACCATTGACATTTGGTAAAGTTTACTAGGAAGTGGTcctcttttttattttaaatacggAAAATTTACTATGAACATTTTGCTGCTATATTCTCTTACCAAGTACTAGACTAAACATGGTTTTGAATTTTACTAGGTATATTCATTGATCACTTTCAAATGATAAACTACTTGAATCAATATGTAACacaattgtatgaaatattttgatAACTTATATGTTTCAACAAGATAAGATTTTAAAGAAGACTATCAAATTTTGTATCAGTAGCTCAATACTTAAAAAATCGCTTAATATTGCTTTCAATTTAGGAAAAGGTGGGAAAAGGTAAAGGGGGAGGGGTGGGTGGTGGGGGGTGGTGTGCTCCACCAGAGTAGAAGGAAGCAGTTATACCTTTGCTTACGCTCCGACCAAGGTTGTTATTTTCTTTCAATGGATCAACTATATTAAGATGCTTTGGGGGAAATGTTCGTGAGTTTGTCTCGTACGCTCTTGCAGGAACTGAGAACATTTCCACACATCCCTTGAGAAAATCATTACTAAGCAATAGATCAAATCCTCCATTTTCAGGTGCCTCAACTGCAAAAGAGGCAAGGAATATAAAGAGTCTCAGTCAAGCAAGATGAACAcaaatatattgaaatgacaTTTGCTCACCCACAACTTCTGGCAGTGAAGATATTCGGATTGGACCATTCAAACTGATGCAGTAGTTGTCCCAATCAAATTTACTGAAGTAGTCTAAAAATTTATAGAGAACCTATAAAGTAAGCATGACAAATGGGTTaaattcattccaaaacagtgCAGCAAACTGACAAATCGTTACAGGACTTACAGCCAAAGGACCATTTAACGATGAATGGAAGAGATGGAATATATATAGAACCAAAGTCTCCAAAGCATAGGTAGATATCAAGCCATGATGAGCACCAAGAATACGGCTCTCATAGTAGCACCAAGCCTTAATCAGTATAATACTGCATTTGAAAAGATGGTTTTTGCCAATTAGGCGATCAACCTGCAAATAATCACAGCACAAGGGACATCAACTTAAGCAGATCAATAGCATAGCAGATCTAGTACATTCTACACAGATATTTTGACTTCTGACTGCAATTCATACACAAGATGAATCTGCATAACTTGCCCAGCCATACCCAAAAAAAACAAAAGGGTTAATTGATATGTGAGTGCACATGGTGTGTGCACACATGTATAAGGGAGAGAAGATAGGAATTTCTGCaaccctcaaaaaaaaaaaaaaaaataaaagagaagatAGGAATTTCTACAACATTAACTTCCTATGACATATGCCCCCAAAAAATtagaataaaaaatgaaaaatataaacttCGTCTACCAGCAAATGTAATAAGAATTTTAACTCTTTCTggtgaaaaacaaaataaacagtAGTGCCTCTGGAAAGGAAGAGCGTCTAAACTAGATTGAGCTAAGAATTGTGGACATCACTGGTGATCCAACCTTTCTTGCTTGGATgttgaaataatcaaaatttatatAGCTAACATTAATCTCACTAGTTCACAACTCAGCATCAAAGAATATGAgagataataatttatttttattcaaaagaaaaataaaagattcAAAAAGAAAGTATCCTCCATTTGGAGCATGAGGCACAATTAAATATGGACTATGACAAGGAAAGGTACCTGCTCAAGAAAGCATAACGTACAAAGCCCTCCTAACTGATTGAAGGAGATATCTACTACAATGTTCTGTACCAGACACTTTACAAGCTTAACCTGCATCAAGAAGAAAAAATCTTTTGAATACCAAAGCATGGAGTCAAATGAAGACCATTTTAGCACAAAGTTTTAActggagaaaaaaaaatgctgAAGTTTATGTTGAAAATCCCACATTGAAAGCAATTACAACTCTGAAAAGAGTAGCAAATAACATGCTTttcttcaataaaaattattattcaaaCAAGTTAACCATTAAGGTCCTGGATGACAAAACTGGATCCAGCTGTAGGTTGAATAGATTTAAAAAAGAGGATAACTATAAAATCAGTTAAATGATATCTAACAAGCCATCGATAAAAATATGTGATGCAGTTGTCTTATAAAGACAATAATCcagtgaaaattaaaaaaaaaaaaaaaaaaaaaaaaacgaattcTTAAACAATTGTGCATGCATCTAATGTAACTGATCAGAAGGCTATGAAAACAGATGTTCATCCAACAATATACTTAGATAAAAATGGTACCCAATGCTAAGAAGTTGTAAAACACACCACAGCCTCTGAGAAGGAATTAAGGGACTGCTGAATACCACAGAAAAGTTTGGAGCTTAAAAGAAAAGCAACCTTTAAGAATTCCAAAAGAAGGAAAAAGGGAGGAAAACATACTGAAGTCCCTCGTAATGGTTGGTTGGTTAAAAGTTTAAAAGTAATGCCCAAAATTAAAATACCTAAAATAAATACTTCTGGCCTAGTGAAATGAGAAAGAAAGGTGGGGAAAAAAAAAGCCCAGGTCACAAGCAGGTAGTATGTTCTTGGAggattaaaaaataaatgatcaaCTTCAAGAAATGACTAACAATAAAGATTATCTTTGAGATAATCTACATATGTGAACCTTTGTGGTGCTCAACAGATAAGCACTTCAGCGACATAAGATTACTAGATACAAATCTAATTTCAAATCAAACCGTCTTTTCAGCTGCTCAACAACAAAATACTGTTGTCCTCCCTTCAAAGTAAATGCTATTTTATCctttttttatttgattcaatCCACACCCTTAAAACTAATATTGCATTATGCCTATCATCAAACAATAAGCAAGCAAGTTGTACTGATGTCCATATGGTCGCTACATTTTCATCTCA
It encodes:
- the LOC110639476 gene encoding uncharacterized protein LOC110639476 → MGDLQASSPELNGAVLEERPPPLSLSNQAGISAESWQRAEAVTQGIIAQVQPSFVSEERRKAVIDYVQRLIRNSVGCEVFPFGSVPLKTYLPDGDIDLTAFGGMNSEETLANDVCSVLEREDQNRTAEFVVKDVQLIRAEVKLVKCLVQNIVVDISFNQLGGLCTLCFLEQVDRLIGKNHLFKCSIILIKAWCYYESRILGAHHGLISTYALETLVLYIFHLFHSSLNGPLAVLYKFLDYFSKFDWDNYCISLNGPIRISSLPEVVVEAPENGGFDLLLSNDFLKGCVEMFSVPARAYETNSRTFPPKHLNIVDPLKENNNLGRSVSKGNFYRIKSAFTYGARKLGRILSQPEESITEELSKFFSNTLDRHGSGQRPDVQDPATSDGQHGFTGRPTFPGAESYEDNHTICESESSNSSGITGECRLNHEQPLHPGNVKVSGKKTNFSGTINEVQNSANGPAVSENRLSGDAKDLATSILQSLSIANDASKSSAPSAEENESPMGKAHHAPHLYFSSSVMGNGEMRNGNPEWKHQESSGFMVKRVPSGIMLAPTEDMIHSVCNDTDDKHLVTKPEVLSPAGSTYHPLLFSSVAWSSEDLYPSHSNNRASASTAGNPEGFKSLSDLSGDYESHLNSLQHGRLWYEYAFTTSLPSVSPQLHTQFQSKNSWDVIRRSVQFRQDVFSQMNVNGVVPRPVFYPINPPMLPGGAFGMEEMPKPRGTGTYFPNTNHYRDRTLTARGRSQAPARSPRSNGRTSQEKNLPERNCRDRELSQAQFHIHLSGGKFRSSDLCYTGSPENKHCSSVNGSMHLSESMVEFGSFGHPPHGVSATEGGRHPNPGSAPAHNSSVSQAIPGMQGPKPVLAMDQDRIGIQSYQLKDEGDFPPLSDSSGKGLSICMVKKLERSVQ